In [Phormidium] sp. ETS-05, the genomic window CATCATATCCCTGACCTGGCGCCCGCTGACACTCGCCCAATATTTTTCATGGTCTTTGAACGGGGAACCAGCAGCATTAGGACTGGTGACTTTGTAATCCTTATCCGTATCGATGAGGAGAAAGCTAATAATCGGAAAATTCGCTAAACTGCCATAAGCCTCCTCTACCAACCGCCGCACCCGGGCGAGGATTTCGTGACCGGTCCCGCCGACACCCACCAACACGGTGGGCACCATACTTTTCTCGTCAACAACAGCCATAATATTCTCCTTTTGTGGCTATAATCTATCTTAACACGCGCTGCCAAACGGCAAACCGAAAATCCGCCAAACCACCAGAGCCGTTACCACCGTCCAAAACAGAGCATTACCCAAGGCAAGCTGACCTCCTAAAGTCATGTTTAATTTCAGCAAACCTTGAAATAACCAGCGGTCTAAAGGCAGAGTGACCGCCCACATAGCGCAGATAAACGCACAGCTCAGCCAAAATGTCAACCACCGTTTATTACTGTTAAAATTGGTGAAAAATTCCTCAGTAAATAGAGCTTTCAGGTTGCCAGCTTCGCCGTTTAAATAGATGCCATTAGTGCTGGCAGTGGCTTGGCGAATTTGCACCGCATCTTGGCCACCTAAAACCACGGCGTTGATTTTCACATTTTGGCTAATTGCCCCATCTATCACCGTCTGACTCACCGTAGCTTCCCCATCGGTGACTAACAGCAACTCCCGGCATAGCTTGTTATCCAGACTGCTCAAAGCATTCGTCCCCTCCTGAATCGCTAAATCTAGATTAGTCCCACCTCCTAGGTATCTTTGTAATTGGGCATCTTGCACGGTTCTATCAAACTCCTTTTCTACTTCATCGCTATTAGCATTAAACCCAGTTGTCAGAGCCTGTACATTGTTGGCAAAACCAAACACCCGGATTTGGTTTTGATTCTCCAGATTTCGGTTTTCTGCTAAATAGGACTTCACCGCTGCAATTTCTTCCTGACGCACGGCACCTTCCGTGCTAGAACTCAAATCAATAGCAATAGCTACCCCCACCGCCGGTCTCCCCCAACCCAGCAGGGAAAACAGGGCCGCCAATATCAAACAGCCCAACATCAGCATCAGCGGCACCTGAAACATAGGATAAAGCCAAATTTGGCGGCGAGACTGCATCATCATGTTAATTTTTGTTAAAATTTAGATGAACTCTTGCCTGACGCGCTGGCGAAAAGACCTCAGCGTAGGACTTCTCCCAATCTTAGCACTTATTCCTATAAATTCGGTTATCAAATCTACCACCGGTAAACCAGGAAAAGTAGGACTACTTTGGGACTCCACATATTTACCCCCTTGCAGGACATTGATTTGCAACCGGTCATTTTCATAACGCCACAGTTCTGGAACTTGCAAGGCTTCGTAAGCATCCAGTTGCGTTTTAGAAGTCACATCTATCTCTATGGCCAAGTCCGGGGGTGGGTCTAAAGTCAAATCTACCCGCCGCTTCCCGCGCATCACTTGATGATTTTGGATGTAAAAACATTGGTCTGGCTCCACCCCACCTTTTTTAGCTTCTCCCTTGAAAGTCGTTGACCCAAAACACTCGCAGTCTATTGCCATTTCTTCTAGCAATATTTTTACCATATCACCAATCAGTTCTTTATTGATTTCCTGTTCTGGTAGTGGCATCCTGATTTCTAATGTTCCTTGAATGTAAGCGATGCGGGCGGCTCGGTGTTCTCCTAATTCCGCCAAAATGGCTTCAAATTCTGACCAGCTAATATCATGGAGCCGGAGGCGTTGTCCGGGGGGAATATCGAGTTGTCGCAATTGCAAAGTAACCATGTGTAATTTTCTCTTTTTTCGCAGATGAATGAATGTTTACAGCATATTCAGAAATAATCTGATTGCCTCTCAAAGTCCCTCTCCCCCTTTGGGAGAGGGATTTAGGGTGAGGGCGATGTGTTAAGCGATCGGTGAACAAGCTGTACACAAATAAAGACATTTTCCCCGAAACCGTGGGGGTGGGGCACGGCAGTATTAAGATTTCTCGTCCACCCGATATGCTGATGATGCCGTGCCCCTACCAGCGCCTAATTTTTAGTTGATCACACTTTCTAGAAAATCGTCAACATTATTTCTGGGAAAGATAAGGGGGCGATACTGCTTCCCGGTGGCAATTGCTGCATTTCCTGATAACCGGCGGCGGTGGGTTGGCGGTAAACTTCCCAAATTTCTGCTCCTAAATCTAGGAGCCAAACTTCGGTAATTCCCGCTGCTGCATAGAGAGGGATTTTTACTTCTCGGTCATAGTCGGCGGAGGTATCGGCTACTTCTACTAATAATAAGATATCCTGGGGTTGGGGATGAGCATTGAGATAAAAATCGCTCCGAGGTGCTAGGATGGTGATATCTGGTTGCGGTTCTGATTGGTTATCCCCCAAACTGATGGGATTTTGCACCCGGACGATCGTGCTTTCTGGCAACCGGCGATTAAATAGTTGGTTGAGCCGATCGACCCAAGCGGCGTGGCGGGAACCAATGGGGGACATTTCTATAATTTCTCCTTGAATCAGTTCTAGGCGGTCAGATGGTGCAAAAATCCCATTTTCTGCCATCTGGTGATATTGGTCAATGGTGAACTTTCGTTTTAAGAGTTGTACAGACATGGTTTGAATTGGCATATATTTTTTATATTATCCAATTAGATGGGTTTTGGCAACAGTGGGGGCACGGCAGTATTAAGATTTCTCGTCCACCCGATATGCTGATGATGCCGTGCCCCTACCAGCGCCTAATTTTTAGTTGATCACACTTTCTAGAAAATCGTCAACATTATCTCTGGAAAAGATAAGGGGGCGATACTGGCTCCTGGTGGCAATTGCTGCATTTCCTGATAACCGGCGGCGGTGGGTTGGCGGTAAACTTGCCAAATTTCTGCTCCTAAATCTAGGAGCCAAACTTCGGTAATTCCCGCTGCTGCATAGAGAGGGATTTTTACTTCTCGGTCATAGTCGGCGGAGGTATCGGCTACTTCTACTAATAATAAGATATCCTGGGGTTGGGGATGAGCGGTGAGATAAAAATCGCTCCGAGGTGCTAGGAGGGTAATATCTGGTTGCGGTTCTGATAGGTTATCCCCCAAACTGATGGGATTTTGGACGCTGACGGAGGCACGCTGACCTAGTTTTTCTGAGAAAAGTTGAGTTAAACGGCGCACCCAAGCGGCGTGGCGGGAACCAATGGGGGACATTTCTATAATTTCTCCTTGAATCAGTTCTAGGCGGTCAGATGATGCAAAAATACCGGTTTCTGCCAGCCGGTGATATTCGTCAACTGTGAATTTCCGTTTTAAGAGTTGTATAGACATGGGTTGAATTGGCGAATATTTTCTCTATTATACAACATTTTTTGATTGGGGTAGGGGCAAGTCGTGATTGCCCCTAGAGAATACAGCAGTTTGCCCGTCTATCTGGTACAAAGCCCTCACCCCAAACCCCTCTCCCAAGTAGGGAGAGGGGCAATGAGTAGTACCAGTTAGTTATGCAAAGTGCTGTATTACATCGGGTCAAATTGATAGCGAGAACCGCTGGGACCGGATTTTCCCTCTACGGCTTTGACCAGGGGAATGTCTTGGAATAGGTCAAATTCGGTGGCGGTGTTGTTGACGGTAATGCCTTGGTTGAGAGCGGCGGAAATTGCGGCTCGATCGCCCGGATGATCCGTCAACGCGATCGCCAATGCTCGCGTAGCATCATAAGTAGTAGCAGTGCGCCAACTCACCCGACCTTGCCACATATTGGCCGCATCGCGAGCAAACGGATCATCTGGTCGCCACCGCCAAGGTACAGCCAACACCATCCCCGCCACCGCCTCACCCCCTTGCACCAACAAAGTGGGATTATACAACTCATCTCCTGCCAACAGTGCCATTTGATTATTATTAGCTTTGGCAATTGCCACCGCCGCATCTACCTTATTCTTACTCAGGGCCAAAAACGCTGCTTTCGCCCCCGCTTGCTGCACATTATTTATGGCGGTAGCCGCATCAAAATCCGGCGCCATAATATCAACCAACTGCACCGCTTGCCCTCCCCCAGCCGACAGCGCCGAGACAAACTCATTTTTCATTTGCTCGCTGTAGGGACTATCTGAATTGTAAAACACTGCTACCGCTGCCGTATTGTTTTTGACAGCATAATTAGCCAGAGTTGAACCGACTTTTTGCAGATAGCTATTCAGCAAAGTTGTGGCCTGAGATGCTGGGATAGTCCGCACCGTGGAACCGCCCGTATCATTCTTAGTAATTGCCGTATTCAGCGGCGACAGAGCGGCAATCTTGTTTTTCTCGTAATTACCCAGCGCCTGACGACTGTTGCTATCTACACCATGTCCCAACACTGCCAATACATTCAGGCTAGAGCCGATTAAATCTTGCGCCAAAGAATCTGCCAGGAGTGCTTCCTTTTCATCTACTACTACCACCTCCATAAACTGGGGTGGGTTATTGCGGTTAAATTCATCTTGATATTGGGCTACTCCCCGCAACACTTCCCGCGCTTCATTAGGCGAAGGAGTTATCGGCACCACCACCGCGATCGCCATCACATTGCCCGCCTGTTTTGCCCGCGCATTATTCAGATAAATTTTCGCCTCCGGGTCATTAGCATCTTGGCCAGTTGCTTGCTGATACTTTTGAATCGCACCATTCCAATCTTTCGCCGCAAAAGCTGTTGCCGCCTCAGTTTTTAACTGAAAATTCCCCCCACCAGAGAGCAAAATCTTTTCCCCCTGGGAAATCAAACTACCATTCACCGCCGTATCGCTTACCAACGCGATCGGGTCCGCCGCCGTAACCGCCCCACCATTCGTCACCACCCCAGTTTCTGACTCTGGTTCTGGGGGAGATTTTGGTCGAAATAGGAACCAGCCAACACTGCCAACAATCAGCAACAAAGCCACCGCCGCCACCACCACACCCGCTGACACCTTACTGCCACCGCCAGACACCACGGTTTTGGCAACGGTTTTGCCCACACTCATCGCCTCTCGGGGCAAACCGCACATTTCACAGTCCGGCCCAGAATTCTCATGGGGTGGGTGCGGCCCCGCACTATTATAAGAATTACCATCCTTGGGCACGCCATCGCAAATCCAGCTCTTCGGTCCTGTCACTTTCCCTACCTCGCTGCTAATGCTGTCGTTATCTATTTTAAAAGCTATAATCAAATCACACCAGAAAATTAATAATTTTTTCCTGGGTGCATTCCGTCCTAAGATAGGATAGACTGTGGCAGTGCCTTAGCGCACTTCATTACTACCAACTACTACTGACAGCGAACAATATACAACGAAATGACCGATATCAACGCCCATCCATCCCTCGCCAGCCTCCCCTATCTCCCCTATCTCGATGGTGCAGGCAATCTCAACAGCGATTATCAAGGCCAAGTGGGAGTTTATGCTGTTTTTGATGCCGATAAAACTCTGCAATTTATCGGTTACTCCCGCGATGTGGCTCTTAGCCTCAAGCAGCATTTTGTCCGCCAGTCGGATAAATGCTACTGGCTAAAAGTCGTTACCATAAATCGTCCCAGTCGCAGTGTTTTAGAAAATATTCGCGATGCTTGGATATCGGAAAACGGCACTATGCCTCCTGGTAATGGCGACGGTGAAGCGGCATGGACCGAGGCCATAAATGTGAAACCCTTGATGACCCCAGAAGAACAGCAGCAATACCAGCAAGCATCCGGCGACCCCCTGGCGGAAACCAAAGTTTTGAAAAATATCGCCCGCCGGGTGGAAGCTGACATTTTCGCGGTTCTGGAAAAACGGGGTTTACAAGAACAACTCCGCTTTAATCCGAAATTGAAGGAGCAAGGATTGTTGGATTTGAAGTGATTGTATGATTGGCACAACCAGGGTGAAAAACCGGTCAGGGTGAGCGGAACCGGATTTTTCCAGGAAATCTTGCTGGGCTCTTGCTGGGCTCGCCAGCAATGGCGGCGAGAAGATTTCTGGACTGGTAATGGTTTAAAATCTAAGTTCTCAAATCCCAAAGCTAATATCCCATGACATTAGGACTGCTAGACAATCGCTATCTCATTCTTCAGGAATTAGGCGCGGGGGGGTTTGGTCAAACCTTCCTGGCGGAAGATACCCAAATGCCTTCTCGCCGTCGCTGCGTCATTAAGCAGCTTAAACCGGCTACGGATAAACCGGAGATTTTCCCCCTGGTGCAGGAGCGCTTTCAGCGGGAAGCGGCGGTTTTGGAACAGTTGGGAGAAGGAAACCGGCAAATTCCCCGGTTGTATGCTTATTTTGAATTAGACGGGCAGTTTTATCTGATTCAAGAATGGGTGGAGGGGGAGACTCTTACCAAAAAGTTGCAACAATCGGGAACTCTGGGGGAGGGTTTCGTCAGGCAGCTTTTAATGGATTTACTGCCAGTTTTGGAGTTTGTCCATAGCAACCGCATTGTGCATCGGGA contains:
- a CDS encoding VWA domain-containing protein, giving the protein MMMQSRRQIWLYPMFQVPLMLMLGCLILAALFSLLGWGRPAVGVAIAIDLSSSTEGAVRQEEIAAVKSYLAENRNLENQNQIRVFGFANNVQALTTGFNANSDEVEKEFDRTVQDAQLQRYLGGGTNLDLAIQEGTNALSSLDNKLCRELLLVTDGEATVSQTVIDGAISQNVKINAVVLGGQDAVQIRQATASTNGIYLNGEAGNLKALFTEEFFTNFNSNKRWLTFWLSCAFICAMWAVTLPLDRWLFQGLLKLNMTLGGQLALGNALFWTVVTALVVWRIFGLPFGSAC
- a CDS encoding Uma2 family endonuclease, producing MVTLQLRQLDIPPGQRLRLHDISWSEFEAILAELGEHRAARIAYIQGTLEIRMPLPEQEINKELIGDMVKILLEEMAIDCECFGSTTFKGEAKKGGVEPDQCFYIQNHQVMRGKRRVDLTLDPPPDLAIEIDVTSKTQLDAYEALQVPELWRYENDRLQINVLQGGKYVESQSSPTFPGLPVVDLITEFIGISAKIGRSPTLRSFRQRVRQEFI
- a CDS encoding Uma2 family endonuclease, whose translation is MPIQTMSVQLLKRKFTIDQYHQMAENGIFAPSDRLELIQGEIIEMSPIGSRHAAWVDRLNQLFNRRLPESTIVRVQNPISLGDNQSEPQPDITILAPRSDFYLNAHPQPQDILLLVEVADTSADYDREVKIPLYAAAGITEVWLLDLGAEIWEVYRQPTAAGYQEMQQLPPGSSIAPLSFPEIMLTIF
- a CDS encoding Uma2 family endonuclease codes for the protein MSIQLLKRKFTVDEYHRLAETGIFASSDRLELIQGEIIEMSPIGSRHAAWVRRLTQLFSEKLGQRASVSVQNPISLGDNLSEPQPDITLLAPRSDFYLTAHPQPQDILLLVEVADTSADYDREVKIPLYAAAGITEVWLLDLGAEIWQVYRQPTAAGYQEMQQLPPGASIAPLSFPEIMLTIF
- a CDS encoding ABC transporter substrate-binding protein, with the protein product MTGPKSWICDGVPKDGNSYNSAGPHPPHENSGPDCEMCGLPREAMSVGKTVAKTVVSGGGSKVSAGVVVAAVALLLIVGSVGWFLFRPKSPPEPESETGVVTNGGAVTAADPIALVSDTAVNGSLISQGEKILLSGGGNFQLKTEAATAFAAKDWNGAIQKYQQATGQDANDPEAKIYLNNARAKQAGNVMAIAVVVPITPSPNEAREVLRGVAQYQDEFNRNNPPQFMEVVVVDEKEALLADSLAQDLIGSSLNVLAVLGHGVDSNSRQALGNYEKNKIAALSPLNTAITKNDTGGSTVRTIPASQATTLLNSYLQKVGSTLANYAVKNNTAAVAVFYNSDSPYSEQMKNEFVSALSAGGGQAVQLVDIMAPDFDAATAINNVQQAGAKAAFLALSKNKVDAAVAIAKANNNQMALLAGDELYNPTLLVQGGEAVAGMVLAVPWRWRPDDPFARDAANMWQGRVSWRTATTYDATRALAIALTDHPGDRAAISAALNQGITVNNTATEFDLFQDIPLVKAVEGKSGPSGSRYQFDPM
- a CDS encoding GIY-YIG nuclease family protein → MTDINAHPSLASLPYLPYLDGAGNLNSDYQGQVGVYAVFDADKTLQFIGYSRDVALSLKQHFVRQSDKCYWLKVVTINRPSRSVLENIRDAWISENGTMPPGNGDGEAAWTEAINVKPLMTPEEQQQYQQASGDPLAETKVLKNIARRVEADIFAVLEKRGLQEQLRFNPKLKEQGLLDLK